The Nitrospira sp. sequence TGTCGATGCTTTCGATGGCTGGGATCGTCGTGGCGATCGATGCCTTTGGTCCGATCACCGATAACGCCGGTGGCATCGCCGAAATGTCGCATCTAGGCAAGGAAGTGCGCGATATCACCGATCCATTGGATGCCGTCGGCAATACGACGAAGGCGGTCACGAAAGGGTATGCGATCGGGTCTGCCGCATTGGCGGCAGTGGTGCTGTTTGCCGAATACTCGCGTGAGGTTGCCGCGCACAATCCGGCGCTGGCCGCATTCGATCTTTCCAATCCAAAAGTCTTGGTGGGACTGTTCCTCGGCGGCATGTTGCCGTTCATCTTCGGCGCCCTGTGTATGAGGGCCGTCGGTGAAGCGGGAGGGCTGATTGTGGAAGAAGTGCGGCGCCAATTCAGAACGATCAAAGGCATCATGGAGGGGACAGGTAAGCCGGAATATGGGACTTGTGTGGATATCGTGACCCAAGCGGCGATTCAAAAGATGATGATCCCCGGTTTGATTCCGGTGCTCTCGCCCGTGATCGTCGGTGTGGTGCTTGGGCCACAAGCGCTCGGCGGCGTGTTGGTTGGCAGCATCGTGACAGGTCTGTTCGTTGCGATTTCCATGACAAGCGGCGGTGGCGCGTGGGACAACGCCAAGAAGTTCATCGAAGAGCAGGGCAAAAAGGGCACCGAAACACACAAGGCGGCGGTTACCGGCGATACGGTTGGTGATCCGTACAAGGATACGGCAGGTCCGGCCATCAACCCGATGATCAAGGTGATCAATATCGTAGCTCTGCTGATCGTTTCACTTATTGTATAATAGGGACCTCTCGTCTTTGGTGAGACGTGGACTGCGCGACGAAGAGCAACTGTCACCTGATCTAGATCGGGAGGGTTCTTCTCTCAATTCCAAAGACCCCTGAGGGAATCGGCTTGTATTCCACGAGAAGCGCTTTATAGATTCTCCCTTGGCTTGACGGCTTCGCGAGTGCTGGAGTAAGGTGAATGTGACTATCCCGGATTCTTGGGAGGTGCTCGGATGGAAAAGCAAGAGCGAAAGCAGGAAGCCAAACGAGAGCCGCAAGGGAAGGAAGAAGTAAAGGCCAATCCCAAGGTCGTCGAGGCCGGCAAGAAAATTAAAGAGGACATCGACAAACTGGTCGACGAAATCGATGATGTCCTTGAAAAGAACGCTGAAGAATTTGTGAAGAATTACGTTCAGAAAGGAGGGGAATAGCGCAGGTTCGAAGTCTCCCCTCTTGCTCGACGAAGCTTACCCGTCCTCGCAGCCTATCTGTTTGACAAAGTAGAAGCGGCTTATTACAGTCTTTCACCTTTCCCTGTGATCCCTGGTCTGAATTGTGGAACGGCCCAGGCCCGTAAGGAGGCGAGGATGAAGTCTAAGCTCTGGGTCGTTCGTCAGGTAGATCCCGTCCAACGTGGCCTCATATCTCGGGCGTTATCAATCTCCTCGGCTACTGCGTCACTGTTGCTCAATCGAGGGGTCACCAGTGTGGACCAGGCGACGGCCTGGATGACTCCGATCAGAACCCATGATCCCTTCTTGATTCCCGATATGGAACGAGCCGTTGACCGTCTTTGTCAGGCAATGCGACGGCAGGAGCGGGTGTGCTTTTATGGTGATTACGATGTGGACGGCATGTCCGCCACTAGTATCTACCTCTCATTCTTCCGCGGCCTTGGCGCTGAAGTCCGAGCGTATGTTCCTCATCGCTTGCGAGAGGGCTATGGTCTCAATGAGGCGGCCGTCAAGATCCTGGCCAAGGAAGGTGTCACTTTGCTGGTCACGTCCGACTGCGGGACGACATCGCACCGTGAGATTACTCTCGCAAATGAACTCGGGATCGATGTGATCGTGACCGATCACCATCAAAGCGATATGGATATGCCGCCTGCTCTGGCAGTGATGAATCCGCATCGACGGGAGTCGCGGTATCCCTTTCATGGGCTCTGTTCCGGCGGGCTTGCGTACAAGGTCGCCCAGGCCTATCAGACAAAATATGGATCGGGTTCTGCCCCCCTGGAGTCGCTATTGGATTTGGCCGCCCTTGCAACGATTGCCGATGTTGTTCCACTCCAGGATGAAAACCGACTGTTCGTTCGCGAGGGCCTCGCCCATATCTCACGAGGTGCCCGCTGCGGTATACGAGCCTTGAAACAGGTGGCGGGCATCAGCCGAGAATGCACGACGGAAACGATTGCCTTCAAACTTGGGCCTCGACTCAATGCCGCGGGGCGCTTGGATGAGGCCATCAAAGGCGTCAAGCTCCTGACTACGGAGTCGGAGCGGGAAGCCAAAGAGTTGGCTGAAGACTTGGAGCAATTGAATCGAGCTCGCCGGGAACTTGAGGCCGATATTCTTCGGGATGCATTAAGACAGGTCGAATCACGGGAGTTACCGGCCGGTATCGTCTTGTACGCACGGGGGTGGCATCTGGGGGTCGTCGGTATCGTGGCTGCCCGCATCATGGAGCGCTTTCATCGTCCTACGGTCGTGATTGCCGTGAATGAACACGGGGTCGGGAAAGGATCGGCTCGGACCATACCCGGATTCGACCTCTATCAAACCTTAGCGAGTTGCCGGGATCTGCTTATAGCGTTCGGTGGGCATCCCAGTGCGGCGGGGGTGACCATTCAGGAGGCGAGGTTGCCGGAATTTTCGGAGCGCTTTTCCGCGATCGCAGAGGCATGGATCCGGGAGACTCAAAGCGTTCCCATGTTGCACGTCGATTCAGAAGTGCGTCTGGACGAGATCACGCTTCAGCTGATCCGGGAAATCGGGGCGCTGCATCCATTCGGTGCCGGGAATCCGGAGCCGACCTTCGCCGTCAGGCGTCTGGATGTCCTCAACGCACGCGTTGTCGGGGAGAAGCATTTGAAGCTGACGGTCCGGCAGGACAGGTCTTTACCGTTTGATAGTATAGGATTCGGGATGAAATCGCTGGAGGATCAGGGGTTGTCGTTAAAGACACCCGTCGACGTTGCCTTTACGCCCGAGCTCAACCATTGGAATGGCTATGATCGAATTCAATTGCGCATTCGAGACATAAGGGCGGCGGGGTGTGAGTAACAGACGATGTACGAAACTGTCACAGATATCGACCAACTGCTGGATCGCCTCCAAAGCTATCAGCCGGACGCCGATCTCGCTCTGGTGCGAAAGGCTTATGAGTTCTCCGCCAAAGCCCATGAAGGACAAACTCGCCGCTCCGGTGAACCCTACGTAAAACATCCCGTGGCGGTGGCCGGTGTGTTGACGGCCCTCAAAACTGACGCCACGGCAATCGTGGCTGGACTCCTTCACGATACGTTGGAAGATACGGTGGCCACGGCCGACGAACTTCAACAGGAATTCGGCAAGGAAGTTGTCCAGCTAGTCGACGGCGTCACGAAGATCGGGAAGATCACCTTTCGAAGCTCCGAAGAGAAGCAAGCCGAAAACTTCCGCAAAATGGTGCTCTCGATGGCGGATGATATCCGCGTCGTGATCATCAAGCTGGCCGATCGACTCCACAACATGCGGACACTCGAACATCTCAAGGAAAGTAAGCGCCAGGAAATCGCGCAGGAGACGTTGGAGATCTATGCGCCATTGGCCAACCGCATCGGAATCGGTTGGGTGAAGAACGAACTCGAGGATCTCTGCCTCAAACATCTCAAGCCGGATGTCTACGAAACGTTGCGCGTGAGCGTGGCGAAACGGGACGAAGATCGCCAGCAATATATCCAAGAGGTCCAAGCACTGGTCGAGAAGGCTCTGGCGGAAAACGGGCTGGCGGGGGCGGTGTACGGAAGGCCCAAGCATCTGTACGGCATCTATCAAAAGATGAAGAAACAATCGATCTCGTTCGAAGAAGTCTATGACCTCACTGCGTTACGGATCATTACCGATACCAAGATGAACTGCTATGCCGTGCTCGGGGTGATCCATTCGCTGTGGCGTCCGCTGCCGGGCCGTTTCAAAGATTACATCGCGATTCCTAAGTCCAATCTCTATCAGTCGCTCCATACGACCGTGGTCGGACCGAAAGGCGAGCATGTGGAGTTTCAGATTCGCACCGAGGAGATGCACCGTGTGGCCGAATACGGGATCGCGGCCCATTGGAAATACAAGGAACAGGGGCGGGTGCAAGATAAAGACAGCAAAGCATTTGGATGGCTGAGGCAATTCATCGAATGGCAAAAGGACTTGCCGGATAACCGCCAATTCATGGATTCGGTGAAACTCGAGCTGTTCCACGACGTCGTGTATGTTTTTACCCCCAAGGGAATGGTGAAAGAGCTGCCCAAGGGTGCGACCCCAGTGGATTTTGCGTATGCCATCCATACGGAAGTGGGTGATCACTGTGTCGGTGCGAAGGTCAACGGCAAGATCGTTCCGCTCAAGCACGAGTTGACGAGCGGTGATACCATCGAGATTCTGACGTCATCCAATCAGACTCCGCACAAAGATTGGCTCAAGTTCGTCCGAACGTCACGGGCAAAAACAAAGATTAAGCATTGGATCAAGGCGGAGGAACAGAAGCGGAGTCTGGAAATCGGCCGGCGTTTGCTCGAAGCGGAGATCCGTCGTCATGGGTTAGCGCCGGCACAGGTGTTGAAGTCCGAAGCGCTTCTCGAGGTTGCCAAACAGGAAGGATATGAAACGACTGACGAGCTGGCCGCAGCCGTTGGCTTCGGCAATGTTGCGACGGCTCAAATCGTCGGCAAGTTGATTGCTCCGGCATCCGGCGGCGCGCCTGTTCAGCCGGAACCTGTGAGCCTCCCAAAAGTCTCAAGCCGTGGAAGAGCAGAACAGGGCGTTCAAGTGAAGGGCGGACGGGATCTTTTGATGCAACTATCCCGCTGCTGTAATCCGGTTCCCGGTGACAAAATCTTGGGATACATCACCCGTGGAAGGGGCCTTACGATCCATTCGGTCGACTGCCCTAACCTGGAAGCGTTGGATTATGATCGAGAACGGTTGGTGGAAGTGGAATGGGATACCGCCACGCCCAGCCAACATGCGGTAAAAATCGCCGTCATTGCAGCAGATAAAACCGGAGTTCTGGCGAACGTCTCGTCGGCCATCGCCGAATGTCAGGCGAACATCAGCCGTGCCGAAATCATCACCAGGGAAGACCGTAAAGCCGAGCTGGATTTCGTCGTCGAGGTTGCCGATACGGACCATCTGAATCGAGTGTTGAAAGCTATCGAACGGGTAGAGGGTGTCATTACGGCGAGACGTCTGAGGTCTTGGAGACAAAAATCATGAGCGAGTGCGTCACAGGAATAGACCTATGGCCTGCCGAACAGTAATTTTGTTCCTTTTTCGATCTTGTACCCATCAATCGTACCACCTGCAATCTCGAGGACGTACACGGCATTATCGCTATTCGGACGATATTGAGGACATGAATCGTCGGTCTTGGTGCAAATCGGCACGTTCCGTTCGACATGCGTGACTCGCTTTTTATCGTCCAACCAGATCAGATCGAGCGCAATCTTGGTATTCTTCATCCAAAATGACCACGCCTGGGGTTCGCTAAAAAAGAACAACATCCCATGGTCTTTCTCGAGGTGATCCCGGTACATGAGGCCCTGAGCACGCTTTCTCGGCGTGTCGGCGATTTCGGCCTGAATGGTGACGCCTGAAGGAGTCTGGATCGAGACGAGCCCGGAATCGGCCGCGAGACCGATTGGAATAGTGCCGAAGAGTGACCCGGTGAACACCAAGGCGCAAAGAGCGAGGAACGTAGGAGCCCTGCCACACATGAGCGCATCGTAATGATCGCTTCCTCTTCAGTCAAGGAGGCCATCCGATGAAAATGGCGGCCGGCCCGTCTCCGGTTCCGCGAATATTGCAATCATGTCGGAGGTTGTGCCATCCTCCAGCCGGATTCGACAGAGAGGAAACTATGCAAGAAAAGCGGCGGGTGCTCTATAAAAAAGGAGTGTTCGTGTGTCCAGGATGTCGCCAGTCTTACGTCCAGGAGAAATGGATTGAAGAATGGCGGATTCGTTGCCATCGCTGTACGTATCGTGGAACGCTGACGGAAGTGTCGGTCGAAGAACACATGGAGGAAGAAACGTTTCGGCACTAGCGCCTCTCGTTTCTCCCATAGCCAGGTCGTAACGTTGTGTCATCACATCCCGCACGGACCGCTACCCTGAGTGAGTGGCGGCGTTTCTTGGCCGTCGCGCTGATGTTGGTCACGGTTTTCGTCGGCTGCGTATCGAAATCTTTAGCAGACGAAGCCTCACCGCCGATCAAAATCCTCGTGACCTACCATTCTCTCTCGGGAAACACCGAACGTATGGCAGAAGCAGTGGTCGCCGGCGCACGATCCGTCTCGGGCACCGAGGTTGTGGTCAAGCGTGTCGGACAGGTGACCGCAGAAGAACTATTTGCCGCCGATGCGGTGGTCGTCGGCTCGCCCGTGTATTGGTCCAACATGTCAGGGGAGGTAAAAACCTTCTTCGATAACTGGCAATTCAAGTTCGGTGTGTTTCCTGAATTCAAGATGAAGAACAAGGTTGGGGCGGCCTTCGCCACTGGAGGGCAAATCTCAGGTGGTAAGGAAGTCACCATGTTGACTATTCTCGCCGCAATGCTTGGGAATCAAATGATTGTGGTGAGCGGCGGTGGTGCGTTCGGAGCGTCGGCGACAACTGAGGGTGACA is a genomic window containing:
- a CDS encoding ubiquitin-like protein Pup — encoded protein: MEKQERKQEAKREPQGKEEVKANPKVVEAGKKIKEDIDKLVDEIDDVLEKNAEEFVKNYVQKGGE
- the recJ gene encoding single-stranded-DNA-specific exonuclease RecJ codes for the protein MKSKLWVVRQVDPVQRGLISRALSISSATASLLLNRGVTSVDQATAWMTPIRTHDPFLIPDMERAVDRLCQAMRRQERVCFYGDYDVDGMSATSIYLSFFRGLGAEVRAYVPHRLREGYGLNEAAVKILAKEGVTLLVTSDCGTTSHREITLANELGIDVIVTDHHQSDMDMPPALAVMNPHRRESRYPFHGLCSGGLAYKVAQAYQTKYGSGSAPLESLLDLAALATIADVVPLQDENRLFVREGLAHISRGARCGIRALKQVAGISRECTTETIAFKLGPRLNAAGRLDEAIKGVKLLTTESEREAKELAEDLEQLNRARRELEADILRDALRQVESRELPAGIVLYARGWHLGVVGIVAARIMERFHRPTVVIAVNEHGVGKGSARTIPGFDLYQTLASCRDLLIAFGGHPSAAGVTIQEARLPEFSERFSAIAEAWIRETQSVPMLHVDSEVRLDEITLQLIREIGALHPFGAGNPEPTFAVRRLDVLNARVVGEKHLKLTVRQDRSLPFDSIGFGMKSLEDQGLSLKTPVDVAFTPELNHWNGYDRIQLRIRDIRAAGCE
- a CDS encoding bifunctional (p)ppGpp synthetase/guanosine-3',5'-bis(diphosphate) 3'-pyrophosphohydrolase, whose product is MYETVTDIDQLLDRLQSYQPDADLALVRKAYEFSAKAHEGQTRRSGEPYVKHPVAVAGVLTALKTDATAIVAGLLHDTLEDTVATADELQQEFGKEVVQLVDGVTKIGKITFRSSEEKQAENFRKMVLSMADDIRVVIIKLADRLHNMRTLEHLKESKRQEIAQETLEIYAPLANRIGIGWVKNELEDLCLKHLKPDVYETLRVSVAKRDEDRQQYIQEVQALVEKALAENGLAGAVYGRPKHLYGIYQKMKKQSISFEEVYDLTALRIITDTKMNCYAVLGVIHSLWRPLPGRFKDYIAIPKSNLYQSLHTTVVGPKGEHVEFQIRTEEMHRVAEYGIAAHWKYKEQGRVQDKDSKAFGWLRQFIEWQKDLPDNRQFMDSVKLELFHDVVYVFTPKGMVKELPKGATPVDFAYAIHTEVGDHCVGAKVNGKIVPLKHELTSGDTIEILTSSNQTPHKDWLKFVRTSRAKTKIKHWIKAEEQKRSLEIGRRLLEAEIRRHGLAPAQVLKSEALLEVAKQEGYETTDELAAAVGFGNVATAQIVGKLIAPASGGAPVQPEPVSLPKVSSRGRAEQGVQVKGGRDLLMQLSRCCNPVPGDKILGYITRGRGLTIHSVDCPNLEALDYDRERLVEVEWDTATPSQHAVKIAVIAADKTGVLANVSSAIAECQANISRAEIITREDRKAELDFVVEVADTDHLNRVLKAIERVEGVITARRLRSWRQKS
- a CDS encoding DUF192 domain-containing protein translates to MCGRAPTFLALCALVFTGSLFGTIPIGLAADSGLVSIQTPSGVTIQAEIADTPRKRAQGLMYRDHLEKDHGMLFFFSEPQAWSFWMKNTKIALDLIWLDDKKRVTHVERNVPICTKTDDSCPQYRPNSDNAVYVLEIAGGTIDGYKIEKGTKLLFGRP
- a CDS encoding NAD(P)H-dependent oxidoreductase — its product is MSSHPARTATLSEWRRFLAVALMLVTVFVGCVSKSLADEASPPIKILVTYHSLSGNTERMAEAVVAGARSVSGTEVVVKRVGQVTAEELFAADAVVVGSPVYWSNMSGEVKTFFDNWQFKFGVFPEFKMKNKVGAAFATGGQISGGKEVTMLTILAAMLGNQMIVVSGGGAFGASATTEGDSPGIDNKEIGEAKALGQRVAEVTKLVRVGSPR